The Pantoea sp. At-9b genome includes a window with the following:
- the iscR gene encoding Fe-S cluster assembly transcriptional regulator IscR: protein MRLTSKGRYAVTAMLDVALHSHEGPVPLADISERQGISLSYLEQLFSRLRKHGLVASVRGPGGGYLLGKDAGAIAVGAVITAVDESVDATKCQGKEGCQGGERCLTHVLWRDLSVRISEFLNNITLAELVNNQEILDVADRQNAIDNRRFQTHRVQETINVNLRA, encoded by the coding sequence ATGAGACTGACATCCAAAGGACGTTATGCCGTTACCGCTATGCTGGACGTTGCCCTGCACTCGCACGAGGGGCCGGTGCCGCTGGCTGACATTTCTGAGCGTCAGGGCATTTCGCTCTCCTATCTGGAGCAGTTATTCTCGCGTCTGCGTAAGCACGGTCTGGTTGCCAGCGTTCGTGGTCCGGGCGGCGGTTATCTGTTAGGTAAAGATGCTGGCGCGATTGCCGTTGGTGCGGTGATCACCGCCGTTGACGAATCCGTTGATGCCACCAAATGCCAGGGCAAAGAAGGTTGCCAGGGCGGCGAACGTTGCCTGACTCACGTCCTGTGGCGTGATCTGAGCGTGCGTATCAGCGAATTCCTCAACAACATCACGCTGGCGGAACTGGTCAACAATCAGGAAATTCTGGATGTCGCTGACCGTCAGAATGCCATCGACAATCGCCGCTTCCAGACTCACCGCGTGCAGGAAACCATCAACGTTAACCTGCGTGCCTGA
- the trmJ gene encoding tRNA (cytosine(32)/uridine(32)-2'-O)-methyltransferase TrmJ encodes MLQNIRIVLVETSHTGNMGSVARAMKTMGLSNLYLVNPLVKPDSQAISLAAGASDVIGNAQIVDTLDEAIAGCSLVVGTSARSRSLPWPMLDSRECGIKSVEEGQQAPVALVFGRERVGLTNEELQKCHYHVAIQANPEYSSLNLAMAVQIIAYEVRMAWLDAQEKATPQPQFAESPYPLVDDLERFYQHMEQMMLNSGFIREGNPGQVMSKLRRLYTRARPERDELNILRGMLASFEKRKGSEGNS; translated from the coding sequence ATGCTGCAAAATATCCGAATTGTACTGGTGGAAACCTCCCACACCGGCAACATGGGCTCCGTCGCCCGTGCCATGAAAACCATGGGTTTAAGTAATCTCTATCTGGTTAATCCGTTGGTGAAACCCGACTCTCAGGCGATCTCCCTTGCCGCTGGAGCCAGCGATGTGATTGGCAATGCGCAGATCGTCGATACCCTCGATGAGGCGATTGCCGGCTGTAGCCTGGTGGTCGGCACCAGTGCGCGTTCACGTTCGCTGCCGTGGCCGATGTTGGATTCACGTGAATGCGGCATCAAAAGCGTGGAAGAGGGGCAGCAGGCACCGGTTGCGCTGGTGTTTGGCCGTGAGCGTGTGGGCCTGACCAACGAAGAGCTACAGAAGTGTCATTATCATGTCGCGATTCAGGCCAACCCGGAATACAGCTCGCTGAATCTGGCGATGGCGGTACAAATCATTGCTTACGAAGTGCGGATGGCCTGGCTGGATGCGCAGGAAAAGGCCACTCCACAACCGCAATTTGCTGAGTCGCCGTATCCGCTGGTTGATGATCTGGAACGTTTTTATCAGCACATGGAACAGATGATGCTGAACAGCGGCTTTATCCGCGAAGGCAATCCCGGCCAGGTGATGAGCAAGCTGCGTCGTCTGTACACCCGCGCGCGCCCGGAACGCGATGAGCTGAACATTCTGCGCGGTATGCTGGCGTCGTTTGAAAAACGTAAGGGCAGTGAGGGTAATAGTTGA
- the suhB gene encoding inositol-1-monophosphatase, with amino-acid sequence MHPMLNIAVRAARKAGNLIAKNYETPDAVEASQKGSNDFVTNVDRDAERLIVEVIRKSYPQHTIITEESGELAGDDQDIQWVIDPLDGTTNFIKRLPHFSVSIAVRIKGRTEVAVVYDPMRNELFTAVRGQGAQLNGYRLRGSTARDLDGTILATGFPFKLKQHAQTYINVVGKLFTQCADFRRTGSAALDLAYVAAGRVDGYFEIGLKPWDFAAGELLVREAGGLVTDFTGGHGYLMSGNIVAGNPRVVKALLSTMRDELSEALKR; translated from the coding sequence ATGCATCCGATGCTCAACATCGCCGTGCGCGCTGCGCGCAAGGCCGGAAATTTAATTGCAAAAAATTATGAAACCCCGGACGCTGTCGAAGCCAGCCAGAAAGGCAGCAACGATTTCGTCACCAATGTTGACCGCGACGCAGAACGTCTGATTGTCGAAGTGATTCGCAAGTCATACCCGCAACACACCATCATCACCGAAGAAAGCGGTGAACTGGCGGGCGACGATCAGGACATTCAATGGGTAATCGATCCGCTGGATGGCACCACCAACTTTATCAAACGCCTCCCTCATTTCTCCGTTTCTATCGCTGTGCGCATTAAAGGCCGCACTGAAGTTGCGGTGGTTTACGATCCAATGCGCAATGAACTGTTCACCGCAGTACGCGGCCAGGGCGCGCAGCTGAACGGCTACCGTCTGCGTGGCAGCACCGCTCGCGATCTGGATGGCACCATTCTGGCAACTGGCTTCCCGTTCAAACTGAAGCAGCATGCTCAGACCTATATCAATGTGGTTGGCAAACTGTTTACCCAGTGCGCTGACTTCCGTCGTACCGGTTCAGCGGCGCTGGATCTGGCTTATGTGGCGGCGGGTCGTGTGGATGGCTACTTCGAAATCGGTCTGAAACCGTGGGATTTCGCTGCCGGTGAACTGCTGGTGCGCGAAGCGGGCGGTCTGGTGACTGACTTCACCGGCGGCCATGGCTACCTGATGTCAGGTAACATCGTTGCCGGTAACCCGCGCGTTGTTAAAGCTCTGCTGTCCACCATGCGTGACGAACTGAGCGAAGCGCTGAAGCGCTAA
- a CDS encoding nickel/cobalt transporter, with protein MSLISLPAGSRRLWPLWLLALILLLAAGMLWQYWPQILLQSVLWQKVLNREMTQLLQQVAQQPQQAGVTLMLFSLAYGVLHALGPGHGKVVISTFLATHPARLKTSMKLTLLAALLQGGVAIGLVTVMLVVLQTSSRTMHLGSYWLEKGSYLLVMALGVWVGWRAVRALRAALKPVAKMQIHAIRPHHQHDEHCGCGHAHLPSAAQMEQAVSGKTQALVVFSMGLRPCSGAIMMLLFAKVIDVYVWGVASAIAMAMGTAVTVSAMGLLVQRSRKLAEKLGSASPTTQGAQVLMPLLAIVGSVVLVVVGALLWQSAQPMMSSGLRPF; from the coding sequence ATGTCATTAATCTCCCTGCCTGCCGGTTCCCGCCGTTTATGGCCGCTCTGGTTGCTGGCGCTGATTTTGCTGCTGGCGGCGGGCATGTTGTGGCAATACTGGCCGCAAATCTTGCTACAAAGCGTGTTGTGGCAAAAGGTGTTGAATCGTGAGATGACGCAGTTGTTGCAGCAGGTCGCGCAACAGCCACAACAGGCGGGGGTGACCCTGATGCTATTCAGCCTCGCCTACGGCGTACTGCACGCCCTTGGCCCCGGTCATGGCAAAGTGGTGATCAGCACCTTCCTCGCGACCCATCCGGCGCGTTTAAAAACCAGTATGAAGCTGACACTGCTGGCGGCGTTGTTGCAGGGGGGTGTGGCGATCGGCCTGGTGACGGTGATGCTGGTGGTGTTACAAACCTCATCACGCACGATGCATCTGGGCAGCTACTGGCTGGAGAAGGGCAGTTACCTGCTGGTGATGGCGTTGGGGGTGTGGGTGGGATGGCGTGCAGTCCGCGCGCTGCGGGCGGCGTTAAAGCCCGTGGCAAAAATGCAGATCCATGCGATCCGCCCTCACCATCAGCATGATGAGCACTGCGGCTGCGGCCACGCCCATTTGCCAAGTGCTGCGCAGATGGAGCAGGCTGTCAGTGGCAAAACTCAGGCGCTGGTGGTGTTCTCGATGGGGCTGCGTCCCTGTTCGGGTGCCATTATGATGCTGCTGTTTGCGAAAGTGATTGATGTGTATGTCTGGGGCGTCGCCTCCGCCATTGCCATGGCGATGGGCACGGCGGTGACCGTGTCAGCGATGGGGTTGCTGGTGCAGCGTTCGCGTAAACTGGCGGAGAAACTGGGCAGCGCCAGCCCGACAACGCAAGGCGCGCAAGTGCTGATGCCATTGCTGGCAATCGTCGGTAGCGTGGTGTTAGTGGTGGTGGGGGCGTTGCTGTGGCAAAGCGCTCAACCCATGATGAGCAGTGGTCTGCGGCCATTTTAA
- a CDS encoding DUF1007 family protein: MKIALFTLMLLVSHVAWSHPHSFIDMRTELLTDNDHLTGFKMVWTMDEITSADLLYDAGKAAPGSVVWKKLAAQVMANVLGQHYFTEVWQGKNRVKFLNLPKEYQLSRNGNKAVLEFILPLGEPQSLSHTQYRILTFDPSYFVDMYYDNAQALTLPDTLKARCQLDLHTPKPDDSLKQYALSLDKADAPPEDMDLGQQFAQTVTLTCH, from the coding sequence ATGAAAATTGCGCTTTTTACCCTGATGCTGTTGGTCAGTCACGTGGCCTGGTCACATCCGCATAGTTTTATTGATATGAGAACTGAGCTTCTGACCGACAATGATCATCTCACCGGCTTTAAAATGGTGTGGACCATGGATGAAATCACTTCCGCCGACCTGCTGTACGATGCCGGTAAAGCCGCGCCGGGGAGTGTGGTGTGGAAAAAACTGGCCGCACAGGTGATGGCTAATGTGCTGGGTCAGCATTACTTCACCGAAGTGTGGCAGGGGAAAAATCGGGTGAAATTCCTCAATTTGCCGAAGGAATACCAGCTATCGCGCAACGGCAACAAAGCGGTGCTGGAGTTCATTCTGCCGTTGGGTGAACCGCAATCCCTGAGTCATACGCAGTACCGCATTCTCACCTTTGATCCGAGCTACTTTGTCGATATGTATTACGACAACGCGCAGGCATTGACCCTGCCGGACACGCTGAAAGCGCGTTGCCAGCTCGATTTACACACGCCAAAACCGGACGACTCGCTAAAACAGTACGCGTTGTCACTGGATAAAGCCGATGCGCCACCGGAAGATATGGATCTTGGGCAGCAATTCGCACAGACGGTAACGTTGACATGTCATTAA
- the csiE gene encoding stationary phase inducible protein CsiE, with translation MSSATSSAPLFSRSQRRCHLLLLLFLPAPALTLDKLCQLNGVDPVVARQDIADVSDEIQRYHQLELHQMVDGSFRVHGTELDRRLCLLHWLRRALRLSQDFVCEHFAPVLRQRLKVLKIEKALWDETNLQALIQHCSLRLNRNFSPRDRLFLQIYMKYALCQRQMALFNDTQRAWLAEKAERDAADDVIHHWQKRCHLVPDASETDFWTLLFSLIHAPDGSQLQHPQAQVLMQAVEALIIRFEKLALTQISNQEELKQQLFTHLAQALDRSHFAIGIDNSVALDVARLYPRLLRTTRAALDDFAVQFATRFSAEEVSLVAVLFGAWLMQESALQEKQVLLLTGDDAGLEQRLEQQIRELTLLPINITYQDIVQFRQDGAPRDIALVITPYATSLPLFSPPMIHAELPLSEHQQQRIRQLLES, from the coding sequence ATGAGTTCTGCAACTTCCTCTGCACCACTCTTCAGCCGTTCCCAACGTCGCTGCCATCTGCTGTTGCTGCTGTTTCTGCCCGCTCCCGCGCTGACGCTTGACAAGCTCTGCCAGTTAAATGGCGTGGACCCTGTTGTCGCCCGACAGGATATCGCGGATGTCAGTGACGAGATACAGCGTTATCATCAACTGGAACTACACCAGATGGTTGATGGCAGCTTTCGCGTACATGGAACGGAGCTGGACAGGCGTTTATGCCTGCTCCACTGGCTGCGACGCGCTTTGCGCCTGTCGCAGGATTTCGTCTGCGAACACTTTGCCCCGGTGCTACGCCAGCGCCTGAAAGTGTTGAAAATCGAAAAAGCGTTGTGGGATGAAACCAACTTACAGGCGCTGATTCAACATTGTAGCCTGCGCCTCAATCGGAACTTTAGCCCGCGCGATCGGCTATTTCTGCAAATCTATATGAAATATGCCCTGTGCCAACGGCAGATGGCGCTGTTCAATGATACGCAGCGTGCCTGGCTGGCAGAGAAGGCAGAGCGCGACGCCGCCGATGATGTGATTCATCACTGGCAAAAGCGTTGCCACTTGGTGCCTGATGCCAGCGAAACGGATTTCTGGACGCTGCTGTTTAGCCTGATTCATGCACCAGATGGCTCGCAATTGCAGCATCCTCAGGCGCAAGTGCTGATGCAGGCGGTGGAGGCGTTAATCATCCGCTTTGAAAAGCTGGCGCTGACCCAAATCAGTAATCAGGAAGAGTTGAAGCAGCAGCTGTTCACCCACTTGGCGCAGGCGCTGGATCGCAGTCATTTTGCCATCGGCATCGATAACAGCGTGGCGCTGGATGTGGCACGCCTCTATCCACGCCTGCTGCGCACGACCCGCGCCGCGCTCGATGACTTTGCCGTGCAATTTGCGACCCGTTTTAGTGCTGAGGAAGTGAGTCTGGTGGCGGTGCTGTTCGGTGCCTGGCTGATGCAGGAGAGTGCCTTGCAGGAAAAACAGGTGCTGCTGCTGACCGGTGACGATGCCGGCCTTGAGCAACGGCTGGAGCAGCAGATCCGGGAACTGACGTTGCTGCCCATTAACATCACCTATCAGGATATCGTGCAATTTCGTCAGGATGGCGCACCGCGAGATATTGCGCTGGTGATTACCCCTTATGCGACTTCGCTGCCGCTCTTCTCACCGCCGATGATTCATGCGG